The window GTAGGTCTCGAGGTTGCGCAGCGAGGCATCCAGCATCTCCTTCTGCCGCTGCGCGACCGAGCGGCGGAACAGCTGCACCGCGGCGACGTTGGCCTGCGGGGCCGGCTGCATCTGAGCGATCGCGTCGCGCAGGCGTGCGCCGTACGGCAGCACCAGCGTGCGCGGGCCGAGGTGGGCGCCGTCTATGCGGACCAGCAGCGTGCCGGGGTACTTGTCGGAGGTGACCAGGACCTCGTCGCCGTTCTCCACGCTCACGCCCGACAGCGCCGACAGCGGGTGGTACTCGCTGCGGCGCTCAAGACCGACCTGGCGTGCGATGCTGATATGCGTCGCGCCCGGTTTGGGCCGTGCTACCGCCAGCACCTGCGAGGCCGGTATGCGTTCACTACCGAACTCGAAGATGTAGGGGTTGAGCACCTCGCCGCCGACCTGCACCGTGAACTTGCGCGGATGGGCCACGATGGTGTCGCCGTCCTGCAGTTGGACGTGCTCGATGCGGCCATCGAGCAGGAAGCTGTAGAGGTTGAACTTCGCGCGCAGCTTGCCGCCGCGCAGCACATCCACTTCGAGGTAACTGCCGCGGTCTGGATCGATGCCGCCGGCCTTGTCCAGGTAATACAGCACCGAGTCCGACGACAGGCCGCCGTACAGACCGGGGGCGCGCACGAATCCGGTGACGTAGACCTTGACCGGCTGGGCGGCTGCCAGCGTCGCGTAGACGCCGACATTGCTGCGGAACACGCGCTTGACCTGTGCCGAGAACTGGTCGTTCAGGTCGGCGTTGCGCACGCCGAGCACACGCACCGGACCGATGTTGGGCACGAACACGTTGCCCTGCGCATCGACCTGCTGCGTCGCCTCGAAGTTGAACGCACCCCACATGCGCACGTTGATGCGGTCGCCCACAGCGATCTGGTACTCCGGGTTGAAACCGGTGTAGGGCGACACGCCGAAGCGCCCGACGAAGATCTGCGACCCGAACACGATCGGCGTGAGCGCGGTCGCGGGGTCGGGCGGCATGCGCAGCGGCGCGGAGGCCGCGGGCAGCGGCGGCACCGGCGGCAGGCCGTTGCGCTGCTGCGGTGAAGCTCCTGCCGGTGCCCGCGACGCGGCGCCGGCGGGCTGCGACCACATCAACTCGGGCGTGGGTACGCCGGTGGCGCCGTAGGGCGAGGACGGGTCGACGGCCTCAGGGCTGCTGGCGGCGGAGGAGACCTGCGCGGCGGCTGGCGCTGCCGCCAGCAGCACGGTGCTCGTCAGCAGCAGCGCCGCAACGGCACGGCGCAACGCAGGACCAAAGTTGGCAAGCCGCAGGGCGGGGGCGGAACGGTTCATGGCGTTCGGTCAGTCTTGGTGGTCGCGGACCGTCGTG is drawn from Methylibium petroleiphilum PM1 and contains these coding sequences:
- a CDS encoding polysaccharide biosynthesis/export family protein, with the translated sequence MNRSAPALRLANFGPALRRAVAALLLTSTVLLAAAPAAAQVSSAASSPEAVDPSSPYGATGVPTPELMWSQPAGAASRAPAGASPQQRNGLPPVPPLPAASAPLRMPPDPATALTPIVFGSQIFVGRFGVSPYTGFNPEYQIAVGDRINVRMWGAFNFEATQQVDAQGNVFVPNIGPVRVLGVRNADLNDQFSAQVKRVFRSNVGVYATLAAAQPVKVYVTGFVRAPGLYGGLSSDSVLYYLDKAGGIDPDRGSYLEVDVLRGGKLRAKFNLYSFLLDGRIEHVQLQDGDTIVAHPRKFTVQVGGEVLNPYIFEFGSERIPASQVLAVARPKPGATHISIARQVGLERRSEYHPLSALSGVSVENGDEVLVTSDKYPGTLLVRIDGAHLGPRTLVLPYGARLRDAIAQMQPAPQANVAAVQLFRRSVAQRQKEMLDASLRNLETYALTARSATSEEANLRTREAELILKFIERARMVQPKGQVLLAQREEAGNTLLEDGDVIKVPEQSNLVLVSGEVILPNALVYDPRAGVEDYIRRSGGYTQGANEARVLVLRQDGSVVENTRQLMPGDEILVMPKIQTKSIEIARGLTQILYQIAIAAKVALDL